CAAATGAATATCGCAAGTTATACATTGGCTTCGTTGATTATGAAAAGGAATTCGACTCCATAGAACTTTGGGCAATAGAGAGAGCTATGAACAACTGCAGGAGAGATTCTCGATACAGAAtgctcatacataatatttataagaaagctacaatgaaaatacaaatagatgagaaaaccaaagctataccaatcaacagaggagttcgccagggagacgttatttcaccaaagctgttcacactgGGACTTAAAGACATGTTCAAAGACCTTAACTGGGTAGATAAAGGAATACATGTTAATAGAAGAAAACTGAGTCATttgagatatgctgacgacattgtaatattcgctacaagtttcgaagaattacagaccatgatgacgcaactatttcaagcttcggaaaaagtaggtcttaagatgaacttggaaaaaacaaaaataatgacgaaTACACAGAGCATTACAAAAATAACGTTGAATGACAtagatttagaaacagtaagcgaatacatctacctgggacagataatgaaagttaacaaagaaaatcaaacttccgaaattactagaagaataaggttagcgtgggcaggatttggaaaactgagttggatcttgaaaaacgctaaaatagaacaatatttaagaaccagagtttacgatcagtgtatgctccctatacttacgtatggttcacagacgtggacactcaccaaggccaatatggataaaataataaaggcacagagagcgatggaaagatcaatgctcggggtgaggctcatagacaaaaaaaaaacaaatacattgattagaagcaaaaccaaagtaaaagacgcaggagaacatgctgccaaattaaaatggagctacgcaggacacaatgcccgactgaaggataaaatatggaatcacgaaatacaacaatggagaccgtggttaggaagaagaagtagaggaaggccacaaatgagatgggccgatgacataaagaagtttggaaaaacaggtggcgcaaaataggcaacactggattgaattgggggaggcctatatccaaagttggattactcaaggctgaagaagaagatatagatCATACCTTGCGAATCCCAGAAAATGGTGGCTATCACCGAAATTCGACcacgtttatcaaaatgctacgtctggtcgactcttctctatgcagttgagacatggacccttaaaacatcaatcgtaaataaattggaggcatttgaaatgtggatttACCgaagaatcctcaaaatttcatggacatcgcatacctcaaacgaagaagtgctgaatagaataggcaaggaaagagaaattttcaacacagtgaaagttggAAAAACAtgatacctaggccacataccgagaaataataagtaccaatatgctcaccTTACGGTGAAAGGAAATATCGAGGGAAAAACAGGACTAGGAAGAAAAATACTATCATCgctcagaaacatccgacaatggacaagGCTAAATTTTAAACAGCTATTAAGAACAGCcaaagacagagaagagtttgcaattgtagaaGCCAACCTCTATTGACGAGAGGGCACTATAAGAAGAAGAACTCTTTCGATATGTTCGGTTTCAATATGCAGGCTGATTTGTTCAATATTGTCCAAATTGGTTGGCTCTATTATATTTAATCTCTTGAGCATCTATAAATCTTGGCTATTATCTGCCAGTTTAACAGTATAACAGTATAACGATATAACAGTATAACAGTATAACAGTATAACAGTATAACAGTATAACAGTATAACAGTATAACAGTATAACAGTATAACAGTATAACAGTATAACAGTATAACAGTATAACAGTATAACAGTATAACAGTATAACAGTATAACAGTATAACAGTATAACAGTATAACAGTATAACAGTATAACAGTATGACAGTATAACAGTATAACAGTATAACGGTATAGCGGTATAACAGTATGACAGTATAACAGTATAACAGTATAACAGTATAACAGTATAACAGTATAACAGTATAACAGTATAACAGTATAACAGTATAACAGTATAACAGTATAATAGTATGACAGTATAATAGTATAACAGTATAATAGTATAACAGTATAACAGTATAACAGTATAACAGTATAACAGTATAACAGTATAACAGTATAATAGTATAATAGTATAACAGTATAACAGTATAACAGTATAACAGTATAACAGTATAACAGTATAATAGTATAACAGTATAACATTATAACAGTATAACAGTATAACAGTATAACAGTATAACAGTATAACAGTATAACAGTATAACAGTATAACAGTATAACAGTATAACAGTATAACAGTATAACAGTATAACGGTATAACGGTATAACAGTATAACGGTATAACAGTATAACAGTATAACAGTAtaacactgttactaataaaacactcgtattctaaggttattccgtatttatatctagaatagttatTCTAAGTATAAGGTAGATATAGTACGAAAATATTTTGTTACTAATAAACTCGATATAAGTTAGATATAAGTATTCCAactttattccgaaataatagtttggcaacgtCGCAATCTTCTGTACAAATACATAGAACAATGATATTATATTGtgtcaaatatgtcaattttgatttttctctgtaactgacaaaccaaattaacctaggcgaaaagtttttttttttgaaaattcgtgtaaaaataccagcttttcaaatacCAAAGTAGATTATTCTCTGTAGTCCACAGTCAATATTAACagagttattcaaattgtttataagccaaaattgactctacttttgtaaaatgttttcggaatgataaaaataagtctttattgatttttttaaatacgtttgAAATATCAGTATTCTTCTGTCATAatatggtttccacagaattcctgtaatcattattattttctaaacaataacattgcaacaaaagctctttgggataaacaaagtgaataaaatttaaactaattggcgaaccattttgaaattttttgtgcattatatggactgtttgactcaacttttcatgtaATATCAAATTCAAATAAGTGAATCCACCTATTAAGTTTTCTAAAATCTTTACACCATCTTTAGAAAAACTGATATTTAATTCTGAATTCCTTATTGGTGTATTGTGAAAATggatttattctatctttgaaaGTTTCCTTTTCATGGATTTTCtatcatgttaattaaattatcaacttctTTGACAGCCGCAACACCTCTTaaacacattttttattatacatataattactcacaaaaccaatcaaaagataatatatttttgtctctGATGACATTGACATccataaaataggttataccagacttaaacaagggTGTGGGTCGGTATAAACTTGGACTAAATTTGTATAGCAAGTATAACCCTTAGATTAACGAAACGATTTCGTTAATCTAAGGTATAACCTATATCTAAGTTATTCCCATATGgttattccatgtttattggtagtgattttgcctatacctgatttattctcagtataacttttatacttggtttattagtaacagtgtaaGAGTATAACAGTATAAGTATAACAGTATTATCTTTATATCGAAAATTACCTATTGGTACGGCATTAATCACGATAACTCCATTGTTCTGTTCcagtgcctctagaaatatttttaattaggTATAATTTTAATTAGTGTATGCTTTTTAGGCCCCGTTGGTGATATTCTAGGAAGTATAATATACCCGTCTCTAGTGGACAAGATAGGACGACAAAAGACAATATTGCTGATAGCTGTTCCACAAATTTTGTCCATGACTATGATTTATCTctcatttttctcaaaattattattatatagtgCAAGATTTATCGGAGGATTAGCAGAAGCTGGCTGTTTTACAATATTACCCCTCTACATTGGCGAggtaagaaatatttttttttattaataattaatcatCTTTAATAAAAATTAAGGAGCCTCCACGTCAAGACAACATCAATGTGTTGTTGCTGCCAAGGAAATTTCACCACAagacatcacagagcctccattaaacaatctcatcTCTATATTATATTTCACCGCTCACCTGGTCGACCAATAACTCTTAAGTTTAGATCAGAATTTTTATTAGAAGTAGATGGGAAACTCTCGATATTACTTTACGTTATGTTGTTTTCTGTTTTAAAGTTTGTATATTTTATTTGTGTATAATTACAGTGTGTCCTGCTCTCACAAAACCCTTCATAGACTAGAACTAGAAAATCACTTTTGACGGGCATACTGCAACTCAGTATTCTTGCTGAAGAGTAAAATGGCAAATATTTGAGTACCACGTATTATTTCATTGACTGCTTACTATCATCAAATAACACTACTGCCAAAGATACTTTTGATCTCAAAAAAATGCTCAAATAATAAACAGTCACCCATACCGGTAAATAGTCGGTATGGCTTGTCTTGTTGAGTTCGATAATTGATCTCCGCGATCTAATTTACACAACCTTGGATCATAGCCGCATTGCCCTTTCCCAGAgcaaataaacgattcaattttGTTTATCTAATCGATGCTTCTAAGACGCAGTTATTCAAGAGAAATAGTATGTCTTTTGGTTCTAAATTCTAAAATGCAAAACGTTTAGTGCTTATAGCATCTATACAAATGTTTATGATATACAAGGTGCCAAAGTGGCATAAAAGGaacttttttaagttttttggatcgTAACACAtacttacttaatccagaactcgtctacctttTCTGTGTGAGTTATTACGGAGTTAGGTTCtccgtcgttttcttccacatttttttccatttccttctatccatggccaatgcttttgtttcctcccattttattccCCTTTTGTTGGCCTCTTCCCTCACTTCttctgtccacgtctttcttggtcttcctctcttctttcttcctATATCTCTCGCGTCATATATTTGTCTTACTATTTTCtcttctcctcttctcagtacatgtccgagccatctaagttgtccttgttcgattgttgttgtaactggatgtattttcagattttctctaaaggtttgatttctaattttatctttccttgttttcccctctattgttctcaaaaatctcatttctgtgcctattagtctattcttttgcctttttgttaatgcccaagattcacaggcataggttagagtgggtttcacaatagtttttactatttccgtttttatattcttaggtatttctttcttttttaaaaagttacccTTAATTATATTGTACAGCTTACCAGTCTTTCCAATTCGTTCATTTATCtcatcttctaattttccatcccggcttatgattacccccaaatacttatatctgtctacctgttcaagttgcttgccatctatttttatttcatgttttcctttttgtcttccaattatcattgtttttgatttttctttgtttaatttcatatttcTGATTTTCAGCTCTTCatacaatatgtttatattttcttgtaattgtttttctgactccccaatgatcaccaggtcgtctgcgtagcacagttctgttatttgtatcattctcaacttccaatatcctaCATTATATTTTCTCCATTGGTGTTTGCATTCTTTTATTACGCCATCTAGTACTAGGTTAAAGAGTAGTGGGCTCAGAACACAACCCTGTTTTAATTCAATGTTGCTGTCGAAtacttttgattttttatttcttgtccttacatagcttttcgttttttcgtataaactctggatgcatcctattagatcttgttcaatttttttcttctctagtattttccaaataacttctcttttaattctgtcgaaagctttttccatatctaTGAAGCATAcatgtatttctttttctgttttaagagctttttctattatttgtcttattatgaAAATCTGATCGTTCGTCCCTCTTTCTTTTCTGAAACCACTCTGGCTCTCCTCAAAGGTGTTTTCCGGTTTTTCTCTTAGCCTGTTTTCTAGTATACTAGCATAAAGTTTTCCTACTATGCTTCcaagtgttattcctctatagtttgagcgttctttgctatctccttttttgtacaatGTTGTTATAATGCCTATCTGCCAGTCTAGTGGTACTTTCTTCTCATTTTTAGCTTGGCTCATGATGTTTAGTAATTCTTGTTGTCTTTCTTCATTCATGTATTTCACTATTTCTGCAGTTATATCGTCATGTCCCGGTGCTTTTCCCATCTTGATTTTGTTGATTacatttgttaattctttttgtgttatatttcCTATCTGTTCCTGTTGCTCTTGATCataatacatatttaaaatttttcttgaTATTAAtgccattttttgtttttaggtttCGGAACCAAAAGTGCGAGGGGTATTAGGCTCtctattttcttttgtctttATAATAGGAATATTCCTGGTAAACAGCATAGGCTCATATGTTACTATACATACAGCAGCTTTAATATTTTTAGTACTACCAATCATGTTTGtgattatatttttcaaaatgcCAGAAAGTCCGTACTTTTACATTATGAAATCAGATTTCAACAAAGCGGAGAAGTGTTTACAAGTATTAAGAAGAAAACGGCACGTTGAGAGAGAACTTACTACTCTGATAAACGACGTCAATCGTCAAATGTCGGAACCTGGAAGATACAAAGACCTTTTTACTATTCAAAGCAATCGAGTAGCTTGTATGGTTATGTTTGGATTGAGGATTATTCAGCAACTTAGTGGAACCTCTCCAATTTCTTTATATATGCAAATTATATTTGAAAAATCGACAGATATTATGTCTAAAGATTTGGCCTCTATTCTTATATTTGGTCTCCAACTTAGTGTCAACTTTACTGCAGTGCTTATTGTTGATAAAATTGGAAGGAAACCTTTACTGATTACATCTTGTTTAGGATGTTCTGTGGTTCTTACAACAATGGCTATTTTCTTTATCGTGCAGGACTTTACTGCTCTTAACCTTGCTAGCCTAAACTTTGTTCCTTTAGTTGGCATAGTCCTCTTCACCATATTTTTTGCTATTGGTCAAGGCAATGTTGTGAATCTTATGATGGGTGAAATGTTTTCGTCGAGTATTAAAGCAAAAGCATCTTGCTTGATGAACATACTTTttgctatttttatgatgttTACCACCAAACTATTTCAACTCACTTCGGACTATTTTGGAATGTACGTGCCGTTTATATTCTTTGCAATTTGTCAGCTTTTAGGTGTTGCTTTCTCGTATTTTGTTGTGCCGGAAACAAAAGGGAAGAGTTTAGAAGAGATACAACAAGGGTTAAAGAAAAGTTGAAAGATAATCGCCAACAAGAGTTTggaattttgaattttatttgaTGAAAATATTCTTACCAAAAGATGGAGATTTGCCAAACGAAATGAGTGAACATAACATAATGTAACATAACGTATCATCAATTACCATCAAATCAATAAAAATCGTAAATAACATAaccaataaaaattataataaataaccTATATTTTATTTGTCTTATAAGTTCCTACATTTACCATAGATGGTCACGTGGAATACTATTTAGGAGCAGACAGTTATAAAAAAAAGGAAAGCTGTCAAAACGTCGTTCTAATTTCAGACAAGACACTATTGTTATAAATACAAAGAGAAACGATAAATTTGGATATGATATACTAAAAGCATATGAAAGCACACAAGACTAAGAAGAAATTGAGAAATTCTATCATGATTTAGAAAAAGCATTAACATCTACAAAGAAATACGAGCTCAATATTTGCATTGGATATTATAAAGCGAAGAAGTGTAGATGTACCAAAATATCAcaatattttgaaagaaaaaataaaactaatagactaagagccgctataggtgaaatttcttaatcattttaggcacgatgggaccctataacttaaatagtagaatctaaaagaaaacgtttgaacactgtgccgtcacttttcagtggcacatgcgtcgacagtggcgcatcaaactttccacttatggacgggataaataaattaaaagttaccctcccttactaacagaattaatttttttatttttttaagttctatgtgattaacgcataggattcagcgtaattttaacccaccacccccttccccctacccctccatcaaaaacttcatttttcgttttattttttttttggtgggatgcaatcaatttaaaaatttcaaagaattcacacgcatagctgaggcttttataaaacattcctattttttatagacccataggtagagtgtacataacctcaaaaaattaaaagaaattttttttttcaaaaaagcgtgtaacttttttgaggaatagctgcaggtctaattttttcttaatcttgtgtgttttatcaaacactatatttttaatttttttcagatttttccgtaaggctccccaccttcaaaaatccgaaaaactgtttgttggggggttttgggggattttccctattttatagacttcataatatatcaaattaattttgtttttataggttatatgtaacttgaagtaactgagtcctttagaatatttaaaaatcagaaaaacacgttcaaaccccccaaaacccccctaaaaaacagttttttggatttttgaaggtgaccagcgttacagaaaaatctgaaaaaaaaaattagaaatatagtgcttgataaaatacacaagactaagaaaaaattagatctgcagctatcctcaaaaaaaagttatatacttcttttcaaaaaacaaattttaaaatttttttgaggttatgtacactcaacctacaggtctataaaaaatagacgtgtattataaaagccttaactatgcgagtgaattttttgaaattttaaaattgattgaatcccaccaaaaaaaaataaaatcgaaaaataaagtttttgatggtgggggcagggagaagggggtggtgggttaaaattacgatgaatcttatgtcttaatcacatagaacttaaaaaaaatgaaaaaaattaaattctggtaatgagggagggtattttttaatttatgtatcccgtccatacgtggaaagtttgatgcgctactgtcgacgcatgtgccactgaaaagtgacggcacagtgctcaaacgttttcttttaggttctactatttaagttatagggtcccgtcgtgtctaaaatgattaagaaatttcacctatagcggctcttagtctataacaTTGAAAACGGTTACAAGGAAAAGTAAACAAGCAGTTACTATTTACAGAGAAAATATGTCAAATGATACCGTAAAACAAGAAATAATCAGGCTATTAGAACAAAAAATTAGGTTGACATCAAGCAAAGAGGAAAGTACTGATGAAACTGGACGAGAATTAAAGATATATTAAAAACCgttcaagaaacaaaattaagtGCAGTAGAAACAAGAAAAAACCAGTGTGGATTACAGAAGAAGTactgtagtccagaaagccactgcgcatccgctaggaaaaatattctaattcggattttttgcacaatcttactcaaaaaggaccccttttaacaaatttgcatgttgccaggaccaaaagttggtcaaaaattttttaaacgtttttttttcctaaaattatttttttttgcatgaaacaaattttttttaggttttctggatcattccaaacagaaaaggtctttagtgacttttctctaaagttgatagtttttgacatataagcgattaaaaattgaaaaattgcgaaatcggccatttttaaccctcaaaaactatgtgaaaaactgaaaatttgaatgttaccaaggtaggtagatattctttaaacatcgattgatgaaatcccgaagagttttttgcaatacaatatcaaaaaccactttgttttttaattgccaatcaagcgtgcgcgacactattttccaccgttgcatgtgtacacagtatggtgcaaatgaaaggaataaattcgttaattcgcaaaccggtgactttaaggaaaaatcccaagacaggtcggtttttatttttaagttatgatattgtggcatatatagtatactagtgacgtcattcatctgggcgtgatgacgtaatcgatgatttttttaaatgagaatacgggtcgtgtgctggctcatttgaaaggttcttcaattttctattcagtaatataaacatgtacatatttatttatacagggtgtccaaaaattttttattaaattaaatcatttggcaaattgaaaaaaaaattaaattattatacaccctgtataaagaattatgtaaatgtttatattactgaatagacaattgaaaaacctttcaagtgagctaacacacgacccctattctcatttaaaaaaatcatcgattacgtcatcacgcccagatggatgacatcactagtataccatatatgtcaggatatcataacttaaaaataaaaatcgacctgtttcgggatttttccttaaagtcgccggtttacgaaataacgaatttattcctttcattttcaccatactgcatacacatgcaacggtggaaaatattttcgcgcacgcttgattggcaattaaaaaacaaaggggtttttgatattgtattgcaaaaaactcttcgggatttcatcaagcgatgtttaaagaatatctacctaccttggcaacattcaaattttcagtttttcacatagtttttgagggttaaaaatggccgatttcgcaatttatcaatttttaatcgcttatatgttaaaaactatcaactttagagaaaagtcactaaagaccttttctgtttcgaatgatccaaaaaacttaaaaaaattttgtcccatgcaaaaaaaataattttaggaaaaaaacaaaaaaaaaacgtttaaaaaatttttgaccaccttttggtcctggcaacatgcaaatttgttaaaaggagtcctttttgagtaagattgtgcaaaaaatccgaattagtatatttttcctagcggatgcgcagtggctttctggactactgtGATTCATGGAACAAAGAAGAGAAGTCCGAAATAGAGACAAAACTGAATACAAGTGGATCCACGCAATAATCAATCAGAAGATAAGACATGCGAAAATACAATTtgatagtaaataatataatgaaattGAACACTGTGAAAAGATACATTTCATCTgcataagaaattaaaagagatAGCCggaaaaaaacgaaaataactattataccagcgcggatctgtgaaaaaaacGTCTATTCTTgaatgtgcgaggtggcattcggatttttgcagataaagttaggtgacaccttcagtaataataattgacttatgctcctccTCAAAtgtgcccggaacattaataaaaaatttaaaatatttaaaaatttcgaaaaatatcgatttttttctattttcattgcttataactttaaaactattcattctggaacaaagtcgtagggaaataaaataaagataattgatttTGTATAAAATGCGACTAGTTTAAAacgtcttaaattattacccttactgcaaaatagcaataaatagaaaataaggggtcAAAAATGACTGTTTTTAttgaatgttttttaaccactttgggtgcagttagaaccttcataatttgcttagaaaattcttacaatacAGTGAtcagcgcactaataaccggcaaaataaagtaaaagatggaaaacatattaagttgtgagataaaaagagatgagcctagtggaggtgttaaatttagcgatagtaacttatagattgacattatattgattgtttcccacctttagacgtatcgaacgaatttgagaaatgccactgtcacagtgacagttttagttgacatactcctctacGATATACGGTCAtacgatacgtctaaaggtgggaaagaatcaatataatatcaatttatatgttactatcgctaaattttacaactctactagttttatttctttttatctcaccaTTTAATATATGTTTTCCAatttttgcgctattttgccggttattagcacgctcatcactgtatacttaaaccgtccaccaaatttcattaaaattgacctaatagattttgcataataattttgcaatctaaatttttttaaaaaagttcaaattttttataaactctctgaacaaaaagtagaccatttagaagcttgctattttttttacatataaacaggatttctacctatctaatacactttacttTACTTTACAAGTCATAAACactgttttggcttataaacaaatacagtaaggacgtttgagttggaataaattcattttcttgagaatgggcggCTCTggaataaatcccgaaacaggtcaataatttttatttttaaattataattttttggcataaatattaTACTAGTGGT
The window above is part of the Diabrotica virgifera virgifera chromosome 2, PGI_DIABVI_V3a genome. Proteins encoded here:
- the LOC126880028 gene encoding facilitated trehalose transporter Tret1-like, which translates into the protein MLPVLDVGKTWPQYMAVMTALIAMLNAGIHFGWPSPSLPKIMSDEYKFNISSEEASYITIIGPVGDILGSIIYPSLVDKIGRQKTILLIAVPQILSMTMIYLSFFSKLLLYSARFIGGLAEAGCFTILPLYIGEVSEPKVRGVLGSLFSFVFIIGIFLVNSIGSYVTIHTAALIFLVLPIMFVIIFFKMPESPYFYIMKSDFNKAEKCLQVLRRKRHVERELTTLINDVNRQMSEPGRYKDLFTIQSNRVACMVMFGLRIIQQLSGTSPISLYMQIIFEKSTDIMSKDLASILIFGLQLSVNFTAVLIVDKIGRKPLLITSCLGCSVVLTTMAIFFIVQDFTALNLASLNFVPLVGIVLFTIFFAIGQGNVVNLMMGEMFSSSIKAKASCLMNILFAIFMMFTTKLFQLTSDYFGMYVPFIFFAICQLLGVAFSYFVVPETKGKSLEEIQQGLKKS